The Caldisalinibacter kiritimatiensis genome contains the following window.
TAAGTGCTTTTGGAGGTGGCTTATCGGTATTTTTAATAGCCATTGGATATATTATTCAAGTGCCATTAGCTGCATTTTATATGAGAATGTTAATGCGAGGTGAAGTAGCAATTAATTAGAAGGGTGCAAACCCTTCTTTCTTTTTAGTTTTTTTCTTCCATTATATGATATAATATCTATGGATACCGATTAATAGGGAGTGGGGGTTATGCCTGATATTTGGACCCATATTATTTGTGGCGAAGAAGTTTTAAATTCATTGCATGATAGTAAGTGGAAAGAAATTCTTATCAAAAACAAGAAGTTATTTAATCTTGGCTGTCAAGGACCTGATATATTTTTATATAATGACTTTTGGCCTTGGATTAAAGAAAAAAGAGGAGTAAAATTTGGTTCATTATTACATGAAGAAAAAACTGGAGAGTTTTTTATAAAGGGATTCAATTACCTTAAGCATAATATAGAAAAACAAAAGGGATTTCAATTACTGTTTACATATTTAGCAGGGTTTGTATGCCACTTTGGGTTAGATAGAGTAGCACATCCATATATACATTATTATTCAGGAAAATATGATAAAAACAAGCCTGAGACACGTAAATATAGTGGTTATCATAAAAAACTAGAAGTTATAATTGACTCTATAATAGTAAAAGAAAGAAAGGGTATAGACGCTTATAAATATCCTGTATTTAAAGAAATAGATATTGAAGGAGGACTTCCTAAAGTAGTTGTACAATTTTACAAATATATAATTTCAAATCTTTATAAATATAAGAGTAATCCTGATTTTATTGTAGATTCTTATAACGATATGAAAAAAGTGTTTAAAATAACTCATGATAGACTAGGAATAAAAAAAGTTTTACTTTATTTTATAGACTTAGTTACTAGAGGAGATATAGATTATAATAGCGTTATTTACCCAAGACGACTTGCTCAAAGGGACTATATGAATAGAAACCATAATATATGGAATCATCCTTGTGATAAAAAAGAGGTTTATAATAGCAGCTTTGATGACCTTCTCGATAAAGCAGTTATAGAAAGTAGGGAAATGCTAAAGGGAGCAATAATGTATCTAGAGGATAAATTGGAAATAAAGGATTTAGAAAAGCTTTTTCCCAATATATCATATGTTACAGGTAAACCTACTAACCAAAAATGTGAAATTATATATTATGACCCTATCTTTGAAAGATAGGGTCTAAATTTTAGCAGCTCCTGTCTTTTTAGCTGCTTCAGCTACAGCTTCAGCTATCTTTGGTACTACTCTTTTATCTAATGGAGCTGGAACAACATAATCTTCTTTTAATTCATTTTTCTCTATTATATTTGCAATTGCGTAGGCGGCTGCTAATTTCATTTCTTCGTTTATTTCCTTTGCTTTTACTTTTAATGCTCCTTTAAATATTCCAGGGAATGCAAGTACATTGTTAATTTGATTTGGAAAATCTGAGCGACCAGAACCTACAACTCTTGCTCCTGCTTCTTTTGCTAAATCAGGCATTATTTCAGGGATAGGATTAGCCATTGCAAAAACGATAGGGTCATTATTCATACTTTTTATCATATCTTGTGATACTATATTACCTGCAGATACACCTATAAACACATCCGCATCAACTAGTGCATCCTCTAACGTACCCTTTTTGGAATCTTTATTTACGATTTCTACAATTTCTTCTTGATAAGGATTATTACAATTACCTTTATATAGGATACCTTGTTTATCACATACTAAAATATTTTTTGCACCTAGATTTAATAACATTTTAACGATAGCTATGCCAGCTGAACCTGCACCATTAACTACTACTTTAATATTACTAATATTTTTATCTACTAATTTCAATGAGTTAATTAATCCAGCAGTTACTACTATTGCAGTACCGTGTTGGTCATCATGAAATACAGGGATATCTAATTCTTCTTTTAATTTTTTCTCTATTTCAAAACATCTTGGAGCACTTATATCTTCTAAATTTATTCCACCAAATGTAGGAGCGATAGTTTTAACTGTATTAACGATTTCATCTATGTTTTGTGCATTTAAACATATAGGGAAAGCATCAATATCTGCAAATTCTTTAAATAAAATAGCTTTGCCTTCCATTACAGGCATTGCAGCTTGAGGACCTATATTACCTAGACCTAAAACAGCAGACCCGTCTGTCACTACAGCTACTAAATTACCTTTAGAAGTATATTTGTAAACTTCGGCAGGATTTTCATGTATTTTTCTACAAGGCTCTGCTACTCCTGGTGTATATGCTATGCTTAAATCGTCTTTGTTTTCCACCTTTACCTTTGATGTAACTTCAACTTTACCTTTCTTTTCTTCATGTATCTTTAAACTTTGTTGTCTGTAGTCCATTATAATCATCCTTTCAATAATATAATCTTTAAATAAGTATATCACATTTTAGTATGTTTTAAGCAACAAGAAAATGTAGCATTTCCTTGTTTTTAACCTAACCATAATATGTTTCTAATACCATTTTAAAAGATAAAAGTTATTATAATATTACATAAAAAATTAGGGGGTATATGATGAAAAGATTAAACATTTGTATAGATATTGATGGCACTATAACTAATCCATATGATTGGATAGGTTTAGCCAATAAGTATTTTAATACTAGTATAGAGCCTTATAATGTGACAGAGTATGAGATAGATAAGGTTTT
Protein-coding sequences here:
- a CDS encoding zinc dependent phospholipase C family protein is translated as MPDIWTHIICGEEVLNSLHDSKWKEILIKNKKLFNLGCQGPDIFLYNDFWPWIKEKRGVKFGSLLHEEKTGEFFIKGFNYLKHNIEKQKGFQLLFTYLAGFVCHFGLDRVAHPYIHYYSGKYDKNKPETRKYSGYHKKLEVIIDSIIVKERKGIDAYKYPVFKEIDIEGGLPKVVVQFYKYIISNLYKYKSNPDFIVDSYNDMKKVFKITHDRLGIKKVLLYFIDLVTRGDIDYNSVIYPRRLAQRDYMNRNHNIWNHPCDKKEVYNSSFDDLLDKAVIESREMLKGAIMYLEDKLEIKDLEKLFPNISYVTGKPTNQKCEIIYYDPIFER
- a CDS encoding NAD(P)-dependent malic enzyme; translated protein: MMDYRQQSLKIHEEKKGKVEVTSKVKVENKDDLSIAYTPGVAEPCRKIHENPAEVYKYTSKGNLVAVVTDGSAVLGLGNIGPQAAMPVMEGKAILFKEFADIDAFPICLNAQNIDEIVNTVKTIAPTFGGINLEDISAPRCFEIEKKLKEELDIPVFHDDQHGTAIVVTAGLINSLKLVDKNISNIKVVVNGAGSAGIAIVKMLLNLGAKNILVCDKQGILYKGNCNNPYQEEIVEIVNKDSKKGTLEDALVDADVFIGVSAGNIVSQDMIKSMNNDPIVFAMANPIPEIMPDLAKEAGARVVGSGRSDFPNQINNVLAFPGIFKGALKVKAKEINEEMKLAAAYAIANIIEKNELKEDYVVPAPLDKRVVPKIAEAVAEAAKKTGAAKI